DNA from Candidatus Thermoplasmatota archaeon:
CAACACACCACAGAACTGCTCAAAGCATACTCACTCGCAGTACCACATCAAAAAGCATTGAAAATACGAGAAGACGTAGGATTCTACCAAGCGATAAAATCCACACTCACTAAGACAACATCCACCACAGCCATGTACAAAGAAGACCTTGACACTGCAATCAACCAGATACTCTCAAAAGCAATCATATCAGACCGAGTTGTCGACATCTTCGAAGCAGCAGGCATACAAAAACCAGACCTCGCAATACTTTCAGATGAATTCCTCGCAGAAGTCCAACACCTCCCACAAAAAAACCTTGCCTTCGAAATACTCAAAAAACTCCTCAATGACCAGATACGCATCAGAATGAAGAAAAACATTGTCCAAGCACGATCCTTCAGAGAAATGCTCGAAAACACCGTTATGCGATACACAAACCGAAGCATCGAAGCAGCAGAAGTCATCGAAGAACTCATAAAACTTGCAAAAAAACTCAGAGAAGAAGACAAACGAGGAGAAGAACTCAAGCTCAATGAAGACGAACTCGCGTTCTACGACGCATTAATGGTAAACGACAGCGCAGTAAAAATCCTAGGAAACGAGACCCTCAGAAAAATAGCATTAGAACTCACAGACATGATCAGAAACAATGTCACCATCGACTGGACCTTACGAGAAAACGTTCAAGCAAAACTCAGAGTCAACGTCAAACGAATCCTGAAAAAATATGGGTACCCACCAGATAAACAAAAGAAAGCAACAGAACTTGTGTTGCAGCAAGCTGAAGTTGTAGCCAAAGACTGGGCTGAATAAATAACAACAAAGGTTCCAATATGAGAGAGTATTACATTGAATCTGGAGAAAAAATCCAGATACATGCAGATACCGTATGGACTCTCTGGTTTATAGCCAAGGATTCACTAGAAGAAAAAGAGCTCAACCAATTTTTAGATATCTTTGAAATCCTAAAGAAAATCAAGACTAACGAAGAGGATACAAAATTGTCAAAAAATCTAGCAATAATCATACGATCTCTCACCAACAGATATCAAAAATATTTAGCCGAAATATCTTCTACCGAATTTGAACTTGAGGAGAAAAATATACTATCAGATAATAAAATTATTGGCTGGACACACAGAATACGGGAGATAAAAAAATCCTACCCAAGAGCATACGAGAGCTGGAATGAAACTGAAGAAAGAGAACTCGAGCAACTCTTTAAAACTGGTTTGACACCTTCTGAAATTTCTAAAAAATTAAAAAGACAACCTGGTGCAATTCGCAGCAGACTTAGAAGACTTGGATTGCTAGAATAAAATCAAAAACTCGGTGGAATATTTTTATTTCCGATAATGCAAAACTCGCAATCATCACAAATCCCATCAGGATTATCTGTTTCTTCAGTGCTACAAATTTTGCATTTCATACTTTAACTCATATATTTTTCAGAACGAAGATGATTACTAGAATTATTATGACTATTGCTCCAATCCAGATCAAAATATTACCTAAACCTTCAATGACCTCGTTGAATCCAACTCCAGTAGATATCGCTAAAAATGCAAATAATGCAAGAGCTACAGCAACACTTCCACCAATTTTAATATCGACCATATAAAATTCAATAATCAGATGAACATTTAAACTTTAGCATGATCTCCCCCAGATTCTAGTAACCCAAAGATTAAAGATAATAGAGCAATATTCTCTTTTCATGCCCTCCGTTATAGGATTTGATTCCAAAGAGACTCACCGAGAAATCAATGGTGAGGACCGAATATTTCCATTAGGGGCAAGCATAGAAGTAGTCAACTATGAAAAATTCGCAGAGATGTATGACAAATCAATGAAATGTGTCTGGGAAACACTCAATGAAAAACGAAAGAGAAGCATCTATTCCTATCAATATTTTGCACAACAATATGGTTTAGAAAAAGCTCAACAACTCTGTTTTCTCTTTTTAAAAGGGATCAGTAAATCAATCATTAATGCTGATGTCTACTTCTCTAACATTCCTGAAGAAAAGACCGCAGAGATCTACATGTATAACAATGATCGAGTGAAGGCAACAAAACCAACAAGAGACTTTCTTGTAAGTTTAGTTCAACCGTATTCATATATGTGTGCATGGAAACGATGTGTACTCGAGCAGGGGAACGAAAACATCATCTTTTTAGATAATTTCCAAGGAGAAACCACGATAGCATGGCAAACCCTTTGGTATAAAAAACCAAACATCTTCTATAAAGGAGATAACTGTAATGCGCTCATATCCGCAGCAGATATTCTTGCAGGTGCCGTCGATAACTACTTGAAAGAACGCAGTTTCCATGACAAAACCATTGATAAGATACTATCCAAAGAACTAAAATTACACGGCAAAACATACATCATCGGATCAAAAGACCTTCGATACATTGTTCCAACATCAAGAGAACCAATAAATACGACACGGTGGCTCAAACATCCAATATACTATGTCATCAAAGAAAAACGAGTTGAAGAACAGGATTATAAAGATGCAAGAAATCAAGTTGAATATTCACCTATGTTCGACAAAATAACAAATCTCGCTTTTAAGAACAATGGGGCGGTTAAATTTTATGATGAAACAACAGATTTTAGAGATCTTCGGCAAGAAGATCGCCTGATTTATTATGGCGATCGAGGAAGAGACTTAGTTAAACAATTAAACAATTTAGGATATACCAATAAAACATTTTTGTATCCAAATGAAGAAATCGAATAAAAAAAAGAAGATAATTTTGTATAAGTCCTAATAAAGGACTAACCTCCGGTGAGAGATTAATCCCATAGTATTTACTATATCCTTTGGTTATATTTAAGTTTTATTCACTTTTCTTGAAGAAGTATATAAATAACGTATACACAAAAGGATCATACTCTTAGGTTCTCCTTTCAATAATTTCATGCAATTTTTGGTATCTACCGTGCGTAAATACATAAAGAAAATTCAGAAGATGATTTTTCCATTTATTGGAATCTTTGTATATGTGTAAGAATATCACTGGATATCCATTCTTGGCAAAGATCCTTCGTCTGTAATCGTAATCGAATTTTTCAGATCCACAAACCTCAATATAAATCCCAAAATGTTTCAAGTAGAAGTCCGGTGCCCATACCCGTGGCCGTTTATTTTCATCGTATACGAAAACGGGCTGTTCATACGTCCATTGGATCCTTAACTCTTTCAATACGTTAGCAACTTCCTTTTCAGATTGAGTCATCTTACTATAAACAGATCCTCTTTGCATAGATTAAACCTCCAAAAAAGAAAGAAAAAAAAGAAAGCTTTTAGTGAGAGGATGTTGAACGAAAATGATCTGCACAAAAAAAACGCTATCTTGTCCATACCTCCAGGAGAAACGGTTTTGCCGCCCCGACGGGAGCATATTCTTTTGTAATCAAAGTTACGGCAACTTCCAGAGGAGATTAATTCAGCTATTTGAAGAGTACGGGATCTTGGTAAAGAGAGTGTACACCTCGGTGAGAGCAATATCCTTAAAAGAAAAGTCAAGGGACTCGAACAGCTTTTGATCTCTCACACATCTAAATAACACTCATCGTAATAAGCTATACTCTGTAAAATTTCCTTCATTTGATAACGGTGTTGGATAGATCTATTCCACTAATATTTAAGAAATGGAGGATTATAGTAATCCCCAGATACCGACTATAATTGCTATAATTCCGATAATAGTTTGAAATGATCCAAGCCATTTCGCAAGTTTTTCAAGATGCTTTCCAAAAGTTGGAATCGACGGTAAAATTCCAGAGATTAGTATGAGACCTGCTATGATTGCAATGATACTTTGAATAGATGACCACCAGAATATTGCCAAAAGTATTGCAATAATTCCAATAATAGTTTGGAATCCTCCAAGCCACTTTGCTAGTTTTACAAGATGTTTGCCCATTGCAGGTATAACTTCTAAAATGCCTGTGCAGAGTATTAACCCTGCTACGATATTCATAACGGCTACAAAATCCATAGTATTACCTCCCTCAGTAGCTAAAAAGTAACTTCTGCTGGGTAATAAATCTTTTTGTAGTGCAATTTTATGGAGTAAATCGTTACAATCAACAGTTATAGACAACTTTAAAGCGAAGGATAGAGTATCAGTAGATGAACATATTTTTCAAAAAATTAATCTAACCAAGTACCAGTACGATTTTAAATTCCTTTACGTATTATTATGCGTAATGAGGGAATAACCCACGTTATCGAAAATTCCAATCAATCCAATCAATATAGAGAAAATTAAACCTGAAGATGTTGATAAAGAAATCATCCGAGCAGCGATCATTGCTGAGCTTGATGCAATTAATCTCTATGAGGAGATGGCAGCACTTGCTAAACAAGCAAGCATCAAAAAAGTATTACTCGATGTTGCTTTTGAAGAAAAAGAACATGTTGGTGAGTTTCAAGCATTACTGGTAAAGTATGACAAAGAACAAGGAGAGGCTTTAGAGGAAGGTAAAAAAGAAGTAGAAGAGTTAACAAGCTGAAGAACAGTGGAATCTTTTAATACTGGTTTCGGTTTGTCACATACGATGAATCTATGAAATATGTCATTGTTTATTGGTCCCGGTATGGCAATGGGAAAAAAATTGTTGAACGTCTTTCAGAGAAACTGAAAGAAAGAAAAGCTGATATTCAGATTTTGACAACAGATGAAGTAAATCCTTCTGCGTTACCACCAGCAGACACCTATATCTTCTCAGCACCTACAGAAGCATACACCATCACGAGAAATATGAAAAAAATTATGAAAAAACTTCAGGGTGTTGATGGGAAAAAATATGGTATTATTAATACCCATGCGATGAAAAAAAACTGGTTGCCACAAATGGAAAAACTCCTTTCGAAAAAAAATATGATAAAGATTGCAGAAGTTGATTTTCTTGTTCAAGGAGATGGTGTTCAAAAAGGACATGGGTTAGCTCCTGGCTGGGAAGCAAAACTTGATGAATTTGCACAAAAACTCTAAACTTTTTTTATCCCCTAGATGACTATGTGGCAGGATTATGTTATCGCAGTGGTAAGTATTTCCTTTGGTTTTATGCTTGTACCACAACTCCGAGATGTTTTCAGAGGAAATTGTGTGAATCTGTATACTGCTGGGCTAACAACTATTGGATTATTCATCCTTGGTTTCACATTTAGTACATTGCAGATGTGGGTTACTGTGATTGCAGAGGTATTCTCAGGAACAATTTGGTTGTTCTTGTTTGTTTTTTCTTTGAGAAATTACACGAAAAAAGATTTTAAAAAAGGATTTATTGAATGAATCTTTTGAGAAGTACTTGAGCTACCTTTGGATCTGCATTTTTTTTGATAAGATCAGGTGATGTTAAAATACTGTGCTCAAGAGCATGTGCACATTCACAGGTTCGTTTATACTGTATCTTGGGAATAAGTTTTTTGATAATCGTTGCAATATTTGCATCATTTTTTTTAAGATTCTCAACAACAGAAGCAACACTAACATCTTTTTCTCCTTCGTACCAGCAGTCATAATCAGTAACCGTAAGAATCCCACAAAGGCACATCTCTGCTTCTCGTGCTAGTTTTGCTTCAGGAGCTAGCGTCATGCCGATCACATCAACATTCCAGCTTCGGTACAGTCTTGATTCTGCACGGGTTGAAAATTGTGGTCCTTCCATGCAGATATAGGTTCCTCGATGAACAGGAATGTTTTCTTTTTTGATGACATCATACGCAATATCTGATAATGTTGTACAAAACGGGTCTGCAAAACCGACATGAGCTACGATTCCGTCTTCAAAAAACGTGGTTGATCGCTTAAAACTCCGGTCAATGAGTTGATCAGCGATGACAAAATCACAGGGTTTTAATTCTTTTTTCAGACTGCCGACTGCTGCAGTTGAAACAAGGTATTCAACGCCGAGTTCTTTGAGGGCAAAGATATTTGCTCGATAGTTTACTTTATGGGGTGGAAAGATGTGCCCTTTTCCATGCCGTGGGAGAAACGCAATGTCAACTCCAGCTATTTTTCCAAGGGTGATTTTATCAGAAGGTTTTCCAAAGGGCGTAGTAACAGAGATTTCTTCTCGTGCATTCATAATACCCATATTATATAGACCGCTTCCACCGATAATGCCGATGTTAAGAGACATGCCTCATATGAACTCATGCTTGCTAAAAAAAGTTTTCTATTGATTTGATTGATTTGCTACGTATTTTTTGTAATTATTCCTTGTTTCAAGTGATAGATGAAAAATATGTGTTCTCGAGAGATAGACTGGTAAAGATAATTTTTCTTTTCCAGAAAAGTATAATGAGGATGACGGAAATATTGGTATTGCAAGGGTAGATTACAAAGGGTGAAATGGTTAACGTTCGTTCCAATAGTGTTTAACTACATATCGTATAAGAGCTGCACAATATCTTTCAAAAATAGATTCAAGAGGATAAATGTTTTGATGTGTGATGAATGATTGCAAGAATCTTTTAGTCATATCCGTACTTTTTCACAACAATACTCTTTACAAATTGAACAGTAATGAGATATGCAAGAACAATTACAAAAAGCGCTAAGAAAAACAAGGGCGGAGGAATAACGAAACTGAGTAATTCTGCTAACGGTGAAAATGGTAGAATAAGCCCAATAATGATAATAAAAATTGATGTAAGCAATAAAAATCTACTCGGTCGACTCTCGATAAAAGGTATCTTTCCTGTACGAATCACATGAATTACTAACGTCTGGGTGCATAGGGATTCTAAAAACCAACCAGTAGCAAATACTGGTTGTTGTGCATGAAAACCAAACCAGAGGACACCAAAGGTGACAAAATCAAAAATCGAGCTCACCGGACCGATGAGAAGCATGAAACGTTTGATTGATCGAACGTTCCAAGGTCGTGGTTTTCTTAGATATTCATCATCAACAGAATCAGTCGGAATGCTTGTTTGTGACATATCATAGAGAAAATTGTTTACGAGAATCTGGGTAGGCAACATGGGGAGAAACGGGAGAAAGATGCTTGCTCCAGTCATACTGATCATGTTCCCAAAATTAGAACTTGCCCCCATCTTGATATATTTAACGATGTTTCCGAATGTTTTTCTTCCTTCAATAACACCGTCGCCAAGAACCATAAGGCTTTTCTTTTGTAGGATAATATCAGCAGACTCCTTAGCGATGTCCACTGCGTTATCAACTGAGATGCCAACATCAGCGGCTTTGAGCGCAGGAGCATCATTGATTCCGTCACCAAGATATCCAACGATATGATTATTTTTCCGTAATGCATCAACAATTCGTCCTTTCTGCAAGGGGGATAATCGTACAAATACGGTGGTTGTCTCTACAACTTCTCTGAGTTCTTCATCTGTTAACTTATCAATCATGTCACCGGTATACACATTGTGAATGTCCAGACCGATTTGACTACAGATATTTTTTGTAACAAACTCATTATCACCGGTTAAAACCTTGAGTTCAATACCTAATTTTTTAATCGTTTCAATAGTTTTTTTCACGGTGGGTTTTGGTGGATCAAGAAACGCAACATATCCTTTCAGAATCAAATTTATCTCATCATCTCGTGAATATATTTCTTTTTTATCGATAATGTCTTTGTAAGCGATTGCAAGAACCCGAAATCCCTGAAGGCTAAGAGAGTCATATTCACTTTTTAATTTCTCAAGAACATCTTCGGTTATCTGCTGAATTTTTCCATCGATTTCGTAGTGGGAACATCGAGTGAAAATTTGTTCAGGTGCTCCTTTGGATATAATGCGGTGCGTTCCATTAACCGTCACAACAACAGACATAATCTTTCTGGAAAAATCAAAGGGTATTTCATCGATTTTCGTGTATTGCTTCACGAGTAATTTTTCATGTTTTAAAATCGCTTTATCTAACAAGTTTTTTAACCCAGTTTGATAGTAACTATTAATATATGCAAGTCTAAGTACGTCTTCATCTTCTTTGCCGACAACATCGCAATGTTTCTCTAAGACAATTTTATCCATGGTTAAAGTACCTGTTTTATCAGTACATAAAACATCCATTGCACCAAAATTTTGAATTGAGTTCAGACGCTTAACAATCACTTGTTTTTTTGCCATCATGATTGCTCCTTTGGATAGGTTGATGGCTACAAGCATGGGAAGCATCTCAGGAGTTAGGCCGACAGCTACCGCTATCGAGAACAGGAATGCTTCGACGAAATCACCTTTTAAAACTGCGTTAATAGCAAAAATTGTGATAACGAGAACAAGCATGAGTCGAATCATCAGCCATGTGAACGATCGAATTCCTTTGTCAAAACTCGTCTCGATATGTCGTGCTGCAATTTTTTGTGATACCTCGCCAAATTGCGTTGAAAGCCCTGTCTTAATAACCAATCCTAAACCGGTACCGCTGATAACACTGGTTCCCATAAACGCAATATTAGTCAACTCTGAAGGCGAATTGCCTTTTGGCTGTATTGGCCCTGCAGTTTTTTCAGCAGGAAATGATTCACCGGTTAATGATGCTTGGTTGATGAATAAATCTTTACAAGAAATGATCCGAAGATCTGCTGGAATCATATCACCAGCAAATAAATCAACTATATCTCCTGGTACAATTTCTCTGATTTTAACTTCACGTGATTTTCCATTTCGAATCACAGTAGCTGTTGCGCGAACCATCTCGCTTAACTTTTCTGCTTCTTTTCCTGCGCGATATTCTTGCAAAAATGAGATGAATACACTGATAATCGCCATGAGCGTTACTACAAGCGCATTGAACGGCTCTCCGAAATACAAAGAAAAAGCAGCAATGATTAATAGAACAATGACTAAAGGGTTTGTAAATTTAGAGAGAAATTGAACGAGTGCTGTACGTTTCTTTTTCTTCAACACCGAATTGTAACCATATTGTTCGAGACGTTTTTCTACATCAACATAAGATAAACCATTTAACGAGGTTTGAAATTTTTCAAAAAGTAGTTCTATTGGTGATGTTATAAATTCTGTTTCGATGACATTCTGTTTTTGATTACCATTATGCGTAATTTTCTTTATAGTGTATTTATTTTTTAAATCCTGGAAAGGAACTATAAAAACTGCCCCCGTTTTATTTTTAGCCAGATATGATGAAATGGTAAATTAGTCTTTTGATTTGTTTCTTGAAAAAAAGATGTCTACATGAACTACGGCTTTTTTAGAATTCTTAAAAACAACCTATGTATTGAATGTTAAAGTATATGTAGGAGAAGTACATTTATTACAAAAGGTTGAACATTATGACTGACTCTATTAAATCAAAGATTCGAACGATTCCGCATTGGCCGAAGAAAAATGTGATGTTTCGGGATATTACCACCCTGCTGAAAAGTCCTGAAGGATTGAAAGAAACTATTGATATATTGTATCATCGATATGCTGATAAGAAGATCGATAAGGTGGTCGGCATTGAATCTCGCGGTTTTATCCTTGGTGCACCGCTTGCATATCGTCTTGGATGTGGATTTGTCCCGGTTCGAAAGCCAGGAAAACTTCCTGCTGAATGTATCTCTGAGGAATACTCTTTAGAGTACGGAAAGGATAGAATCGAAATCCACAAAGATGCAATCACGAAAGGGGAAAGGGTGCTGATT
Protein-coding regions in this window:
- a CDS encoding flavodoxin domain-containing protein, translating into MKYVIVYWSRYGNGKKIVERLSEKLKERKADIQILTTDEVNPSALPPADTYIFSAPTEAYTITRNMKKIMKKLQGVDGKKYGIINTHAMKKNWLPQMEKLLSKKNMIKIAEVDFLVQGDGVQKGHGLAPGWEAKLDEFAQKL
- a CDS encoding ferritin family protein; its protein translation is MPINPINIEKIKPEDVDKEIIRAAIIAELDAINLYEEMAALAKQASIKKVLLDVAFEEKEHVGEFQALLVKYDKEQGEALEEGKKEVEELTS
- the mtnP gene encoding S-methyl-5'-thioadenosine phosphorylase, which codes for MSLNIGIIGGSGLYNMGIMNAREEISVTTPFGKPSDKITLGKIAGVDIAFLPRHGKGHIFPPHKVNYRANIFALKELGVEYLVSTAAVGSLKKELKPCDFVIADQLIDRSFKRSTTFFEDGIVAHVGFADPFCTTLSDIAYDVIKKENIPVHRGTYICMEGPQFSTRAESRLYRSWNVDVIGMTLAPEAKLAREAEMCLCGILTVTDYDCWYEGEKDVSVASVVENLKKNDANIATIIKKLIPKIQYKRTCECAHALEHSILTSPDLIKKNADPKVAQVLLKRFIQ
- the mgtA gene encoding magnesium-translocating P-type ATPase, translating into MSSYLAKNKTGAVFIVPFQDLKNKYTIKKITHNGNQKQNVIETEFITSPIELLFEKFQTSLNGLSYVDVEKRLEQYGYNSVLKKKKRTALVQFLSKFTNPLVIVLLIIAAFSLYFGEPFNALVVTLMAIISVFISFLQEYRAGKEAEKLSEMVRATATVIRNGKSREVKIREIVPGDIVDLFAGDMIPADLRIISCKDLFINQASLTGESFPAEKTAGPIQPKGNSPSELTNIAFMGTSVISGTGLGLVIKTGLSTQFGEVSQKIAARHIETSFDKGIRSFTWLMIRLMLVLVITIFAINAVLKGDFVEAFLFSIAVAVGLTPEMLPMLVAINLSKGAIMMAKKQVIVKRLNSIQNFGAMDVLCTDKTGTLTMDKIVLEKHCDVVGKEDEDVLRLAYINSYYQTGLKNLLDKAILKHEKLLVKQYTKIDEIPFDFSRKIMSVVVTVNGTHRIISKGAPEQIFTRCSHYEIDGKIQQITEDVLEKLKSEYDSLSLQGFRVLAIAYKDIIDKKEIYSRDDEINLILKGYVAFLDPPKPTVKKTIETIKKLGIELKVLTGDNEFVTKNICSQIGLDIHNVYTGDMIDKLTDEELREVVETTTVFVRLSPLQKGRIVDALRKNNHIVGYLGDGINDAPALKAADVGISVDNAVDIAKESADIILQKKSLMVLGDGVIEGRKTFGNIVKYIKMGASSNFGNMISMTGASIFLPFLPMLPTQILVNNFLYDMSQTSIPTDSVDDEYLRKPRPWNVRSIKRFMLLIGPVSSIFDFVTFGVLWFGFHAQQPVFATGWFLESLCTQTLVIHVIRTGKIPFIESRPSRFLLLTSIFIIIIGLILPFSPLAELLSFVIPPPLFFLALFVIVLAYLITVQFVKSIVVKKYGYD
- a CDS encoding adenine phosphoribosyltransferase, whose protein sequence is MTDSIKSKIRTIPHWPKKNVMFRDITTLLKSPEGLKETIDILYHRYADKKIDKVVGIESRGFILGAPLAYRLGCGFVPVRKPGKLPAECISEEYSLEYGKDRIEIHKDAITKGERVLIVDDLLATGGTITAARNLVKKLHGEIVECAFVVELPALKGREKIKGEKIFSIVQFEGE